The genome window TCGGAGTCGGAAAAGTTGCATGACTGAAGCATCAAATCAGGAAAACGGCCGTTTCCGTTACCCGTTCTTCGCCGGATCGCTGATCGCCGCGGGGATGGGTCTCGTCGCCATTCTCGGATGGATTGTCCGATCCCCGTTCCTGACCGGCTTCGGCCCGGCCAATATTCCGATGGCTCCCAGCACGGCGGTGCTGTTCGCCCTGCTCGGGGGCGCGTCGTATCTTCGGGACAGGTATCCGTCGCATCCGGGAATGCGCAGGGCGGGGACGCTGGCGGTCGCCGCCTGCTCCGCGGCGTCGTTTTCCATCGGCGTATTGTCGTTTTCGGGGATCCACCCGGCGCTCGAACACCTCGGGATGACGATCGACGGGACGATCCAGGGCCTGCCGTTGGGTCACATGTCCCCGGTCACGGCGGCTTATTTCCTGCTCGCCTGCCTTTCTTTCCTCCTGTCTTCCCGATCGCCGGCGGAGGACGGCATCCGGCTGCGCCTGGCCCGGTGGTCCGCATCCCTGCTGATCGTCCTGTCGGCCCTGCTGCTCGTGGCCTATATCATCGGCAGGCCGCTGTTCTACGCCGGGGGGATGATCCCTCCCGCCGCAACGACCGGCGTCGCCTTCCTTGCGCTTGGGATCTCGCTGCTCGGCATCGGTTTCGGGGACGGCAAGGTCGCGTTCCGCCGCGCGGAGCCGGTGACGCGCGAGGAGTACGCCCTGGTCCTGGTGTTCGTCCTGCTGGCCGCGGGCATCGTGGCCGCGGGTCATTTTCTTTTCCAGAGGTTCGAGAAGAACCACAGGACCCAGCTCGAGAGCCAGCTATCCTCCATCGCGAGCCTGAAGGTGTCCGGGCTGCAGCAGTTCCGGGAGGAGCGTTCCGGGGACGCCTCCATCCTGTTCGGGAACCCGTCTTTTACGAGGCTGGTGAAGAGTGCCCTCGCCTCCACCGAGGATTTCGATGCGCAGAGGCAACTCCGGGCGTGGATCGAGAAGTACTGGGTCTACCCCGATTATGACCGGATCTTCCTGCTGGACCGCCGCGGCGCCGTGCGGATGTCGTCCCGGGAGGCCGCGGAGCCGGTCGGGTCCGCCATCCTGGAGGGCGCGGCCGAAGCCCTTCGAACCGGCCAGCCGGTATTCGTGGATCTCTACCGGAACGAATACGACGACGAAGTCTACATGGCCTCCCTGGTTCCCGTCCTCGACGAACGGAAAAACCCCTTGGGCGTGCTGGTCCTCCGCATCGATCCGAAGGTGTGGCTGTACCCGTTCCTGAAGCACTGGCCCACGCATCACCGGACGGCCGAGACGCTGCTGGTCCGCAGGGACCGGGATTACGCCGTCTTCCTGAACGAGCTGAAATACCGGGACGATCCGCCGCTGTCCGTGAGCATCCCGCTCGACCCGGAAGCGAACGTTCCCGCCGTCCAGGCGGTTCTCGGCCGGGAAGGGATCATGGAAGGGGTGGACTACCGCGGCGTCCCGGTGATGGCCGAATTGCGGAAGATCTCCGGCACCCAGTGGTTCCTGGTGGCCCGGATGGACCTCTCGGAGGTCTACGCCCCGGTCCGGGAGCGTCTCTGGCTGACGATGTTCCTGGTCGTTTTCATGTTTCTCTCCGCGGGAGCCGGAGTGGGGCTGATCTGGAGGCACCAGCGGGCGCGGAGCTACCGGGAGCGATATGAGTCGGAACGGGAGCGGGCGTGGCTGCAGGACGTGATCTCACGGAGCCTCAACGAGGTCTACGTCTTCGACCCGGAAACGCTGCGGTTCAAGTACGTCAACGCGGGCGCCGCCCGGAACCTCGGCTACGGGACGGAGGAGCTTGCGCGGATGACCCCGGTCGACATCAAGCCGCGATACACGGAGGAATCGTTCCGGGAGATGATTCGCCCGCTCGCATCCGGGGAGCGCGGCCTGGTCGTTTTCGAGACCGTGCACCGCCGGAAGGACGGCTCCGAGTACCCGGCGGAGATCCATCTCCAGCTCCTCCCGGCGGCCGAAGGCCCGGTGTTCCTTGCGATCGTAAACGACATCACGGACCGGAAAACGGCGGAGGAGCGGGTGCGGCGGGGGCTCCAGATAGAGACGGCGCTCCGGCGGATCGACACGGAGATCCTCGAGGGGGCGAACATCCGGGAGGCGCTTTCGACCGCCTGCGGGGCGATCGTGGAGATGGGCTACCGCATGTGCTGGGTCGGCCGGCCGGACGCCGACCGCATGGTGCGGCCGGTCGCGGTCGCGGGCGAAGGGGCGGAATACGTCGAGGGGCTCGATCTTCATTGGGGCGACGGGCACGAAAGGTCCGGCCCCACCGGGATCGCCATCCGGACCGGCAGGCCGTTCGTGGTCGAGTGGATCTCCGAAAGCCAGGCATTCGGTCCCTGGCGCGACCGCGCGGCGCAGTATGGTTTCCGCTCGATGGCGTCGTTCCCGCTGAAATCCGGCGACGGGGACATGATCGGCGTGCTCAACGTCTACTCCGGAACGGAGAACGCTTTCAGCCAGGAGGAGATCGGGCGGCTCCAGATGTTCGCCCAGCAGTGCTCGATCGCCATGATGAGCGCCCGCCGGCTGGAGAGTCTGCGCGACGCCAACCAGCGGCTCAAGTTCCACGTGAGCCGGATGCCGCTGGCCTACATCGCCTGGGACATGGAATTCCGCGTCCGGGAGTGGAACCCCGCGGCCGAGCGGATCTTCGGGTGGAAGGCCTCGGAGGCGCTGGGGAAGCACGCCTACGATCTCGTCGTCCAGCCGGAGGTGCGGCCGTACCTTGACGGCGTCTGGGCGAAGCTGCTGGAGAAAGGGGAGCCGGAGTACTCCCTGAACGCCAACGTCCGCAAGGACGGAAAGGCGATCTCCTGCGAATGGTTCAACACGGCGCTTCGCGACGCCGAAGGGAACGTCACGGCGGTCCTGTCCATGGCCCACGACGTGACGGAGAAGACCGAGCTCCAGCGGCAGCTCCAGACCGCCCAGCGCATGGAAGCGGTGGGGACGCTCGCCGGCGGGATCGCGCACGACTTCAACAACGCGCTGACGGGGATCTTCGGGTTCGCCGAGATGCTCAAGGGGCAGCTCGAGGGCAACGAGGCCGCGCTTTCGGACCTCAACGAGATCTTCCGCAGCGCGGAGCGCGCGTCGCTGCTGACGCGGCAGCTCCTGACGTTCGCCCGCCGCCAGGTCATCGAGCTGTCGAACATCGGCCTGAACCGGGTGATCATGGATCTGATGAAACTGTTTTCGAAGGCGATCGGGGAGCAGATCGACCTGCGGACGTACCTCGCGAAAGACCTGCCTTCGGTCCGCGCCGACATCGGGCAGATCGAGCAGGTGGTCATGAACCTGGTCCTGAACGCGCGGGACGCGATGCCGGGCGGGGGGCAGCTCCTCATCGAGACCGGGCTGGCGAACCTGGACGCCGATTACGTCCGGTACCACCCGTACATGCAGGTCGGCTCCTACGTCGTCCTGACGGTTTCCGACACGGGGACCGGCATGGACCGGAAGACGCAGGAGCGGGTATTCGAGCCGTTCTTCACCACCAAGGGGCCGGACAAGGGGACCGGACTCGGGATGGCGATGGTGTACGGGATCGTGAAGCAGCACAACGGGTTCATCCACCTGTACAGTGAGCCGGGGAAGGGGACGACCTTCAAGGTCTACCTCCCCCCGGTGGAGGCGCCGCCGGACGAGCGTTCCGCTTCCTCCGCGCTTCCTGCGCCCCGGGGAGGGACCGAAACCGTCCTCGTGGCGGAGGACGACGAATCCGTCCGGATGCTCGTCGATCGGACGCTGACGGACCTCGGCTACACCGTGCTGGTCGCCCGGGACGGCGCGGAGGCGGTGGAGCTGTTCCGGGAGAGCGGGGACCGGGTCGCCCTGGCGATCCTCGACGTGGTGATGCCCCGCATGGGCGGGAAGGAGGCGTACGAGAAGATGCACCGGATGCGGCCGGGGCTGAAGGTGCTCTTCATGAGCGGGTACACCGCCAACGTGGTGCACGAGTCCTTCGTGCTGATCGCGGGAGTCCCCTTCCTCGCGAAGCCGCTGGGCCCGGGGGCGCTGGCGGCCAAGGTCCGCGAGGTGCTGGACAGGAAATGACGCCGGGGAAGCGACCCCGGATCAGATCTTTCCGAGCGCCTGCTCCAGGTCGGCGATCAGGTCTTCCTCGTCCTCGAGGCCGAGCGCGACCCGGACGAGGTTGTCCACGATGCCGATGTTCTTCCGGTACTCCTCCGGGTAGTCGAAGAACGACATCATCGACATCTGCGTCACCAGGCTCTCGCTGCCCCCCAGGCTCGGGGTGATCAGGAACAGCTCGAGGGAGTCGATGAACCTCCTCGTTTCCCTGTCGCCGCCCCGCACCAGGAACGTGATCACGCTTCCGAAACCCTTCATCTGCCGCTTCGCGATGCCGTGATCCGGGTGTGACGGGAGCCCCGGGTACCAGACCTTCTCGATCTTCGGATGGGCCTCCAGCATGCGGGCGACCGCCAGCCCCGCGCGGTTGTGCTGCTCCATCCGCATCCCGAAGGTCTTCAAGCCCCGCTCGAGCAGGAAGCAGGTGAAGGGACCGGGGACGGCGCCGACCATCCGCTGCATCCGGTACAGCTCGTTCAGCAGGTCGCGGCCGCCCAGGGTGACGCCGGCCAGCAGGTCGTTGTGGCCGCCGAAATACTTCGTGGCGGAGTGGACGACGACGTCGATCCCCATCTCCAGCGGCCGGAGGTTGTAGGGCGAGGCGAGCGTGGAGTCGATGATGGTCATCGCCTTGTGCTTCTTCGCGACCTTCACGACGGCGGGGAGGTCGAGCACGCGCAGGTAGGGGTTCGTCGGCGCCTCGGTGAAGATGATGTTCGTGTTGGGGCGGACCGCCGCCTCGATGTCCTTCGCGGTCGGATCCACCATGGAGACCCCGATGCCGAACCGGGAGAGGGTGTTCGTCGCGAAGTCCCGCGTCTGGCGGTAGCAGTCGCCCGTGAAGATGATGTGGCCGTCCGGCTTCATGTAGGTCATCAGCGTCAGGACGACGGCGCTCATGCCGGTGGAGAAGAGGATCGCCCGCTCCGCTCCCTCGATCGCGGCGAGCTTGCGCTCGCATTCCTGCTGGGTCGGGTTGCCGTAGCGGCCGTATTCGTGCTCCCGGATCGTCCGCCCCTCCTTCTTGGCCTTCATGAACTCGTACACGTCCGAGGTGTTCTCGAAGTAGTAGTTCGAGGTCTGGACGATCGGCGTGGATACGGCGAAGTGGGCCTTCGGGACGCGGCCGTGCCCGTGGATGCCGAGGGTGGACGGCTTCCAGCTTTTGGCGCGTTTGGATTTATCGGACATTCGGTTGTCTCCTGGATCTCAGGGAAGTCTCAAGGGCGCGGTTCAGCGCGTCCTTGACGGCGTCGACGCTGGCGGACACCTCGATCGGCTTGTTCGCGTGCTGGCTGGCGAAGCCCAGCGTCTCTTCGTGGTATCCGACCTTGAAGTCGGAGAACTTGAGGCCGTGCGCCGTGGAGATGACCACCACCTGCTCGGACTTGTCGATCCGCCCCGCCTTGAGCAGCTTGATCAGGGCCGCCAGGGCGACGCCGGTGTGCGGGCAGTTGAACATCCCCGTCCGGTCGCCGAGCGCGGCGGCGTCCGCCAGCTCCTGCTCCGTGGCGTCCATGACCACGCCCTGGAACCGCTTCAGCGTCCGGATCGCCTTCTCCACGCTCACCGGGTTGCCGATCTGGATGGCGCTCGCCAGCGTCTTCTGCGCCTGCACCGGCTCGAACGACTCGAAGTTCTTCAGGTAGGAACGGTAGAGCGGGTTGGCGTTCTGCGCCTGCGCCACGACGATGCGCGGCAGCTTGTCGATCAGCCCGAGCTCCTTCATCATGAGCAGCCCGCTCCCGAGCGCCGAGACGTTGCCCAGGTTGCCGCCCGGTATGACGATGACGTCCGGCGCCTGCCAGTCGAACTGCTGGACGATCTCGAC of Thermodesulfobacteriota bacterium contains these proteins:
- a CDS encoding aminotransferase class I/II-fold pyridoxal phosphate-dependent enzyme produces the protein MSDKSKRAKSWKPSTLGIHGHGRVPKAHFAVSTPIVQTSNYYFENTSDVYEFMKAKKEGRTIREHEYGRYGNPTQQECERKLAAIEGAERAILFSTGMSAVVLTLMTYMKPDGHIIFTGDCYRQTRDFATNTLSRFGIGVSMVDPTAKDIEAAVRPNTNIIFTEAPTNPYLRVLDLPAVVKVAKKHKAMTIIDSTLASPYNLRPLEMGIDVVVHSATKYFGGHNDLLAGVTLGGRDLLNELYRMQRMVGAVPGPFTCFLLERGLKTFGMRMEQHNRAGLAVARMLEAHPKIEKVWYPGLPSHPDHGIAKRQMKGFGSVITFLVRGGDRETRRFIDSLELFLITPSLGGSESLVTQMSMMSFFDYPEEYRKNIGIVDNLVRVALGLEDEEDLIADLEQALGKI
- a CDS encoding PAS domain S-box protein, translated to MTEASNQENGRFRYPFFAGSLIAAGMGLVAILGWIVRSPFLTGFGPANIPMAPSTAVLFALLGGASYLRDRYPSHPGMRRAGTLAVAACSAASFSIGVLSFSGIHPALEHLGMTIDGTIQGLPLGHMSPVTAAYFLLACLSFLLSSRSPAEDGIRLRLARWSASLLIVLSALLLVAYIIGRPLFYAGGMIPPAATTGVAFLALGISLLGIGFGDGKVAFRRAEPVTREEYALVLVFVLLAAGIVAAGHFLFQRFEKNHRTQLESQLSSIASLKVSGLQQFREERSGDASILFGNPSFTRLVKSALASTEDFDAQRQLRAWIEKYWVYPDYDRIFLLDRRGAVRMSSREAAEPVGSAILEGAAEALRTGQPVFVDLYRNEYDDEVYMASLVPVLDERKNPLGVLVLRIDPKVWLYPFLKHWPTHHRTAETLLVRRDRDYAVFLNELKYRDDPPLSVSIPLDPEANVPAVQAVLGREGIMEGVDYRGVPVMAELRKISGTQWFLVARMDLSEVYAPVRERLWLTMFLVVFMFLSAGAGVGLIWRHQRARSYRERYESERERAWLQDVISRSLNEVYVFDPETLRFKYVNAGAARNLGYGTEELARMTPVDIKPRYTEESFREMIRPLASGERGLVVFETVHRRKDGSEYPAEIHLQLLPAAEGPVFLAIVNDITDRKTAEERVRRGLQIETALRRIDTEILEGANIREALSTACGAIVEMGYRMCWVGRPDADRMVRPVAVAGEGAEYVEGLDLHWGDGHERSGPTGIAIRTGRPFVVEWISESQAFGPWRDRAAQYGFRSMASFPLKSGDGDMIGVLNVYSGTENAFSQEEIGRLQMFAQQCSIAMMSARRLESLRDANQRLKFHVSRMPLAYIAWDMEFRVREWNPAAERIFGWKASEALGKHAYDLVVQPEVRPYLDGVWAKLLEKGEPEYSLNANVRKDGKAISCEWFNTALRDAEGNVTAVLSMAHDVTEKTELQRQLQTAQRMEAVGTLAGGIAHDFNNALTGIFGFAEMLKGQLEGNEAALSDLNEIFRSAERASLLTRQLLTFARRQVIELSNIGLNRVIMDLMKLFSKAIGEQIDLRTYLAKDLPSVRADIGQIEQVVMNLVLNARDAMPGGGQLLIETGLANLDADYVRYHPYMQVGSYVVLTVSDTGTGMDRKTQERVFEPFFTTKGPDKGTGLGMAMVYGIVKQHNGFIHLYSEPGKGTTFKVYLPPVEAPPDERSASSALPAPRGGTETVLVAEDDESVRMLVDRTLTDLGYTVLVARDGAEAVELFRESGDRVALAILDVVMPRMGGKEAYEKMHRMRPGLKVLFMSGYTANVVHESFVLIAGVPFLAKPLGPGALAAKVREVLDRK